DNA from Leptospira yasudae:
TTGCAATTTCTTCTGCGATATTGTTCAATTGCTTATAGGAAACTTCTTTGTTAAAATAGATAGCTGTTTTATCGGGGTAAGCTGAAACGTTTCCTTCAAATAATTCATGAAGTAATGTATTCGAAAACGTTGTCATTTGTCCTTCGATATAGGAAGGTTGAATATCGATTCGTTTTTCCTTGAACAAGTCGATATTCCCGATAGTCAAGGTTTTACTCTTAACTATGCTCTCTGACGCATAGATTAGAGTGGATAAAAATGAGTTCATAATTTTTTTATCATAAATATCGTTCATAAATTCTAAACAAATTTCGAACTGACCTAGATGCTCATTTACAGAGAGGGAAATTTCGTATTTGGCTGTCCCATTATTTTCGGCTAATTTACTCAAATACATTCCGTTCAATTTAAGCCCTGCTAAGTTCATATTGTGGTACAGGAAACATACTTGAAATAAGGGGGAACTATTTGTGTTCCTTGATATTTCAAGCCTATTTAAGATTAGTTCGAATGGAATTTCATCGAATTTGAACGACTCGAATTGTTCCTCCTGAATTTCCTTTGCTAATTCTAAAAATCTGCGTTCGTTACTTATATAAGTACGAGAGATTGAAAAATTGATAAAGAAGCCTATTAAATTTTCAAGCTCCGAATGTTTTCGTCCGGCTGTCGGTACTCCGACTACTATATCATTGATTCCGGAGTATTTATAGAGGATAGTTTTAAACAAGGTTAAAAAGAAAACATAAGGAGTGATCTGCATCTCTAAACAAAAGATTCTTATTCTTTCGCTTATCGTGCTTGGAATTGCTTTATAAATATAATCCCCAGAGTTGCTAAGATTACGTGGTCTCTTCTTTGCACTGGGGAATTCTAGTAATTCCTGAGCACCTGTTAACTTTTTTTTCCAATAATCTAAGGCATTTTCGATCGCTTCATTCGTACATTGCCTTTTTTGCCAATCACAGAAATCGAAATATTGTATTTCAAGTTTTGGGAGGTTAACTTCTTTTTGTTTTAAAAGCGAATGATAAACCTCTAACAGTTCGTTTCTGAATATTCCCATCGACCAACCATCGGTGATAATGTGGTGAAAGTTGACATGAAGAATATTCAGATTTTGATCAAAGGAAATGAGTAACGTTCTAAATAGCGGGGCTTTAGTTAGATCGAATGGTCTTTGTGAGTATTCTTGCGCAATTTTTTTTGCTAACTCTTTTTTTTCTCCTTCCTGATAAGCTTTTAAATCAATTTCTTCTAATTGGAAAGAAAGATTAGACAAGATTTTTTGAAATGGAACTCCATTCTCTTCGGAGAAGTAGGTTTTTAGGATGGAATGTCGATCCATAATTATTTGAATCGATTTTTCTAAAATTACCTTTTGAACTGGAGAATTAAATTCGATGTCAACGGGACAATGATAAGCGGCTGAATTCTTATCTAACTGAGTTAAAAACCATAGTCTCTGCTGCGGAAAAGAAAGCGGAATTCGATTTTCTTTTTCCAAATTTATTTCCATTTTCGTTATAGTAATGCCTTTACCTTTGGATGTTTGATTTAATCGTTCGAAGAAAAGTTTTCGTTGGGCCGGGTTGAGGTCTTGAATTCTTTTTTCGATTTCTTGATTCATAATATATCTATCTCTTCGTAATTAGTTTAAGTTTCGTTGTTTCATCTTTAAGGTAAGGGAATTATTAAAAAGCACCTATGAAGTCTCAATGTTTCTTAGTATCATTTCTATTGTGTCAATCGGAGCGGATTTTAATTGCTCTTTCGATACAAAGTCAGCTAATTCCAATAGATTTTTACAAATAAAAATTTCCCTTAGCTGAAGGTTCACGTTGAGATTTTTTTTTATTCGAGAGATAAGTATCGTGGCCAATAACGAATTTCCACCTAATTCGAAGAAGCTGCTCTTGAGATTAATATTTTTCTTATTCAATATTTCAGAGCAAATATCGCGGATTTCATATTCAATTTCTGTTTTTGGTTCAACGAAATCCAATTGTTTGGAGTTGATTTCTGTAATTAATTTTTTCTTGTCGATTTTTCCATTGCGGTTAATTGGGAAAGTCTGTATAAAATGAATCGAAGAAGGAAGCATATAGGACGGTAGGAGTGAGGAAAGTTGTTGTTGTAAAAATTCCTTTCGAAGAACCGATTTGTGGTTGTAGGTTTGAATTTTTGTATCGATGGATTTTCTTTTTAAATTTCGATTGGTCCCGAATACAATATATAGTTCGGTGCCGACGAATAATCGTGGCTGCTCAATGAAAAAATCAAAATTGTTTTCCATAAGAATTTTCTTAATTATTTCTAAAGATCCATTGTGATCATGGACCTCCATCACGATTTGTCGTATAATTGACCAGTGGTGTTTTTCGATACCTTTTACAATATTCAATTCGCTCTTTTCGGCATCGAGTTTTATGAGATCGATTGTTTTTATACTATTCATTTCTATAAAGTCTGAAAGATTCATGGCAGAACATTTCTGAGTTTTAGAATTAAATTTATTACTTATATATTGATTCGTTTCCTCTGGGTTTATGTCTGATAAATCCTTTCTTTCTTTCGTCTGATTGAGAAAGACTGTCCTCGTCAGGGTCGTATCTTCATTTTTATCGGCTAATAGACTGGACATTCCAGACATTTCGGGATAGAAGGTTATTAGTGTTTCACCTGTTTTTTCTGAAATTGCCATGTTGTGAGCAACGCTATTTGGAGCATATAAACTTAAATTAATCTTTAATATATTAAAAATATCGATTACAGGTTCGAATGCATGAATTTTAATATTGTGCCCATGGCTTGCAGCAAATAAAGAGAAAAGTCCGATGTTGGAGCCGATATCTAAAATTGTATCACCGTCCTGAATTTCAATTCCATATTTTAGATATGATTGATCGCTAAAAATTTCGGAATACATAAAATCTGTTTCATTTCTATTTTGATGTAATATCCACATTCCATTTTCGAGCGGGTAACGCTCTTTGTCATTGATAATGGGGCTTGAATAAGAATTCGGTACGACGAATGCAGCGATTTCTTTGTTTCCTTCGCTTCCGATTGTTGTTATATATGCGTCGGATACATCCTTATTTGATATTATTTGATTTTTGATTTCTTCAAGATCAACTCGATATCCTCGAATCTTTATTTGATTGTCAATTCGATCGAAGAAGTCAATACTTCCGTCTTTTTTCCACTCTCCAAAGTCACCTGTTCGATATGCGGTATGATCTATGTCGTTAAGTTGAATTGCGCAAAACTTTTCATTTGAAAGTTTATTTTCATTCAGATATCCTCTCGCAAGCCCGATACCGATAACACATATCTCTCCCGGGCATCCGGGCGGTTTCAATTTAAGATATTTATCCAAAATTAAAATTTGAGTATTTGGCAATGGCTTTCCAATTAGCGGCTTTTTATCTGTTTTAAAGTTATATTCAGAATACGTTGCGCAGATTGTTGTTTCTGTCGGTCCATATGCATTGATAAAGCGGAGCTGCTGCGACCATTTTTGTGCAATGGAGGCGAGGCAGCTTTCTCCTGCGCTAAAAAGAAGCCTCAAATCTGGAAGTTTTTCTTCTTGTAAAGTCGTAAGGACGGATGGTGGTAGCGTTGCAATCGTAATTTTGTTTTCAAGAAGAAAGTGCGAAAGGCTTTCTCCGACCAAAATTGAATTGGAATCTGGAACAGCAAGGGTTGCGCCTCTTGTGATGGCCATTATAATTTCCCATAAGTAGGCATCGAAACTAAATGAAGAAAATTGAATTATCGTGTCATAATTCGAAACTTGAAATTCAGCTTCGAAAAATTCAGATAGGTTTATAAGTCCTTTGTGTTCCAATAAAACGCACTTGGGATTGCCGGTAGTACCAGAAGTGAAAATTGCGTAGCATAAATCACTTGAAAGATTTTTGATTTTTGGAGGTTCTTCAGATTCTTGGGATATTTCAATTTTTTTTAAGTCGTATGGAATCGAATATATCTGATTGGAAGGCAGATTGTCCGAATGCTTTGAATCATAAATTATAATAGAGGCGTTTGAATCTTCAAGAATTCGAGCGATTCTTTGGGTTGGTAAGGCCGGATCAATTGGAAGGAAGGCACCACCTGCTTTCCAAATACCTAAGATAATTGGTAAGATATCCGCACATTTATGCATGCAAACTGAAACTATTTGTTCCTTTTCAATTCCTGTCTTAATTAAATAGTTTGCGATTTGATTTGATATTTTTTCCAGTTCTATGTAACTTATTGATTTTTGCGAATCTCGGATTGCCGTGTTTTTTGGAATGCTATCGGAAAATTTTCTAACCCTTTCAGTAATCGAACTTTCTAAGTGAATCAATTTTTCGGTTTGATTCCAGTGCTTTTCTATAAGATTTCTTTCATTCCGAATTAATAAATCGATTTCGGATATGTTTAAGTCTGGCTCTTTGCAAACAAGTCCCCAGATTTTTTCAAATCGTTCTAAAAATAAAACAAGAGTTTCCTCTTGAATGTAATTCGATAAAAACGTAATATCATATGAAATTGAATTTTCATCCATTGCAAACTGAATTTGAATTGGAGTTGAGTTTCTAAAATTTTCTTTTTGATGCAGGCCTTCTATACCAATTTGTAGATCAAATTCGAAATCTTCAATTTGCCATTGGCTTTTAAGTTTGTCGGTATATTCGATTGTTAATTCGTCTTTATTTGATATGACTTGATCGGTTTGCTCTAATAATGAGGATGTTAGCGAAAGAATTGTATCTCCTTTTTGAAATTCACTAATTGTTGGTAGCGCCAAGCCGCTGGATTTTATAAGTGGGGGTGAAAGAATTGCGATTTGATCATCATCAGTCCATTTATGACAAAGGATGTGAAAGGATGAGGCTACTTTAGAAAAGAATAATGGTATATTCTGGTTTGAAAATGATCCATCTGTGTTCTCGAGGACCCTTTGAGGAAGTTTTTTTCTTTCGAACGTGGAATTTGCGTCTGTTGGTTTAAATATTTTCTTTTGAGCTGTTTCTAATTTTGAATATAGAAATTCTAAAAACTTTTGCGTTGAATCTGTCTTTTTCATTATTAACCTGTTGCCTGCTATTTCAATTTCAGTGATTTTCTTTCTAGCTTTTATATACTTTGCAAAGCTTTTTTCGGACATCTGTTTCTCATTTCAAACTTTTAAATATTTTTTTTGCTAATTGCGGTGGAAGATTTAGTTCCTTATTGTATCGATCGATACAGAAAAACGAAATATTCGAATATTAACATGAACTTTAGTGATTGAAAATTGTGGAGCTTTGTTTCTGAAGTTTGCATCGAAATAAATGCGAGCATTTATTCGTATGTCTAGTTATGTATTTGTCTTTAGTTAATAGGATATAATAATATTCCAATTTCAGAATTACCCTTAGGCTATTAATTGGAACAGTGATGATCTCGATTTTAATTTTTAAGATTTAACTGAATTAAATGACCTCTAATAAGATTCCATTGGGAATTAATTAGGGACCGTGATTTTCGGTGAAATAGAACCTGAAATTCAATGTGGCTATTTCATCTATAAAAGGAGGTCCCTTATTGCTATTTCGCAAATCTGTATCTTTTATTTGAAAGATTTATATTTATTCGAGGGGCTTCCTGGGCATAAGTTTTTGAATGCGTAAAAGAAAACGATACCGAATTTTCTTTCAAATTAAAATAGTAGATTATTAAGATAGCGTCTCCTTGAGATAAGAAATTTGACAAACTTGCTTTTTTTATTAAAAAAAGAGGGTGCAAAATTAAGAACACCCTCCAAGCTTGAAGGTGTTCTTTGCGAAGTTCGCAACTCATAAGGAGTAACAGTGGCCTCTATCTTCTCATCTCAACCCAGCGATCGGATTCTCGAAAAAGCCTTGGACGGAGTTCGAATTTCTCCGGAGGAAGCTCTGACTCTGTATCGGGAAGGGGATCATCTCAAGATCATGGCGGCCGCCCGTAGCCTTCGGGAAAGAATTCTTCCGCACGACTACGCGAGTTATACGATGTTCCGCGTCGTTAACTACACGAACTACTGCAACGTGGAATGCAGCTTTTGTTCTTTTATGGATGAGATCGGAAACGGAAAGGGTTACGTTCTTTCCGCCGAAGAAATTTTAGAGAAGATGGACTACGCGGTCGGCGAAGGCGCGGACCAAATGTTTTTGCAAGGCGGCGTGTATCCGGATCTTCCGTTCGATTATTATCTCAATGTGATTTCTTCCGTGAAGAAGAAATATCCGGACATGCATATCCGCGCGTTTTCTCCTGTGGAGATCATCAATCTCGAAACGATCACCGGTCTTCCTCTCAAAGAAGTTCTACAAATCCTAAAACAAGCGGGACTCGATTCCGTTCCCGGAGCGGGCGCCGAAATTCTCACGGACCGAATGAGAAACATCATCTCTCCGAAAAAGGCGACCACGGAAGAATGGGTTCGCGCGATGGAAACCTGTCACGAAGTGGGACTTCCCGGAAGTGCGAACATCGTGTTCGGTTCGGAAGAAACTCAGGAAGAAGTGATCGAACACCTAAGCGTTGTGCGAAACCTCCAAGACCGGACCGGAGGATTCTTATCCTTTATCCCTTGGACCTTTCAACCTCAGACGAAACGATTCAAGGTGCGCGCGGTTTCCACACAGGAATATCTGAAGGTCCTCGGGATTTGCAGAATCTTTCTCGATAACATTCCTCATATCGAAACTTCGGTGATGGTTCTCGGAAAAGGCGTCGGTCAGCTGGCGCTCACGAGCGGCGCGGACGATATATCTTCCGTGGTCATCGAAGAAAACGTGCTTCGTTCTTACGGACTCAAAACCGAAAAAGAAGCGGTGAAATTTTTGAAAGAGGGCGGCTTTGCTCCGAAACGCAGAGACCTTCTTTACAACTACGACCGTTATAAGAACGAACTCGCGCAGACGCTTTGATCCAAAAAGAAAGTTTTAGAGGATAGGATGATAAAAATCGTAAACTTTACGCTTGTGTTTCTGATCGCACTCGCGGCCTGCACGAAACAAATCCACGAAAGGATTCACGTCGATACAGGCGTGACCGTGGAAACCTTAGGACCTCATAAATACAAACTCGTCGCGATCGGGGGAGCTTCTTCCAGTTCGGTCGAAGAAAACGACACGTTCAAAATGAAGAATACTTCCTGCACCGCGGCCAAGTCCATCGCGGCCCGAAAACTCGAAGAGTTGGAACCCGAACAAAAGAACAGACAGTTTTTTATGGAAGCGACGAGCACGCGTTACATCGACGACGGTGCGTATTGCGAAATCACCTTTCACTACGAGCTTCCCGCTCCTAAGAAGCAGCCGTAGTCGTTCCGGGAGTTTCTTTCGGAAAGTAGCGGATCGGTTCGATAAACGAAACCCGGTTGCGTCCTTTCTTTTTCGATTCGTATAAGGCCGAATCGATGGAGTGATAGATATCGTCGAAACTGAATTCTTCCTCGGGGCCGAAGATGCAAGCCCCGATCGAAACGGAAATCTTTACGGGCGCTCCGCTTTTGGTTCGATACGACAATTCCTTTTCGGAAACTTCCTTTCGTAACTTTTCGCAAAGCTGGGAAAGATCGTCTTTTTTGATCGCGTCGAGAAGAATACAAAACTCGTCCCCGCCGATCCGCGAACAGATGTCCGTCGCCCGCACCCTTTGTTTCATCACCTCGGAAATCGTCTTCAAGGCGGAATCCCCCGCGAGATGTCCGTATGAATCGTTGATCTCCTTCAGATAATCCATATCCAGGATGATCATCGCAAGGGAGAATCGATAACGTTGTGCGCGCTTGAGAAACAGTTCGAACTGTTCGATCAGATATCTCCGGTTGTAAAGCCGAGTCAGCTCGTCCACTTTGGAAATCTTTTCGATTTGAATGTTCTTTTCCCGAAGTTTGTTCACCGCCTTCTGCAGTTTTTTCTTGGCACGGTGATCCATCACCCTCCAGAAATTGATGAGAAGGTTTCCGAACACTCCCGTAAAAAGATAAATCAGAACGTTTGCAAAGTCGTGCTGCAAAGCGGTCGCGTTTCCGGTTAACGTCGTGCATAAAA
Protein-coding regions in this window:
- a CDS encoding amino acid adenylation domain-containing protein, coding for MSEKSFAKYIKARKKITEIEIAGNRLIMKKTDSTQKFLEFLYSKLETAQKKIFKPTDANSTFERKKLPQRVLENTDGSFSNQNIPLFFSKVASSFHILCHKWTDDDQIAILSPPLIKSSGLALPTISEFQKGDTILSLTSSLLEQTDQVISNKDELTIEYTDKLKSQWQIEDFEFDLQIGIEGLHQKENFRNSTPIQIQFAMDENSISYDITFLSNYIQEETLVLFLERFEKIWGLVCKEPDLNISEIDLLIRNERNLIEKHWNQTEKLIHLESSITERVRKFSDSIPKNTAIRDSQKSISYIELEKISNQIANYLIKTGIEKEQIVSVCMHKCADILPIILGIWKAGGAFLPIDPALPTQRIARILEDSNASIIIYDSKHSDNLPSNQIYSIPYDLKKIEISQESEEPPKIKNLSSDLCYAIFTSGTTGNPKCVLLEHKGLINLSEFFEAEFQVSNYDTIIQFSSFSFDAYLWEIIMAITRGATLAVPDSNSILVGESLSHFLLENKITIATLPPSVLTTLQEEKLPDLRLLFSAGESCLASIAQKWSQQLRFINAYGPTETTICATYSEYNFKTDKKPLIGKPLPNTQILILDKYLKLKPPGCPGEICVIGIGLARGYLNENKLSNEKFCAIQLNDIDHTAYRTGDFGEWKKDGSIDFFDRIDNQIKIRGYRVDLEEIKNQIISNKDVSDAYITTIGSEGNKEIAAFVVPNSYSSPIINDKERYPLENGMWILHQNRNETDFMYSEIFSDQSYLKYGIEIQDGDTILDIGSNIGLFSLFAASHGHNIKIHAFEPVIDIFNILKINLSLYAPNSVAHNMAISEKTGETLITFYPEMSGMSSLLADKNEDTTLTRTVFLNQTKERKDLSDINPEETNQYISNKFNSKTQKCSAMNLSDFIEMNSIKTIDLIKLDAEKSELNIVKGIEKHHWSIIRQIVMEVHDHNGSLEIIKKILMENNFDFFIEQPRLFVGTELYIVFGTNRNLKRKSIDTKIQTYNHKSVLRKEFLQQQLSSLLPSYMLPSSIHFIQTFPINRNGKIDKKKLITEINSKQLDFVEPKTEIEYEIRDICSEILNKKNINLKSSFFELGGNSLLATILISRIKKNLNVNLQLREIFICKNLLELADFVSKEQLKSAPIDTIEMILRNIETS
- the mqnC gene encoding cyclic dehypoxanthinyl futalosine synthase, producing MASIFSSQPSDRILEKALDGVRISPEEALTLYREGDHLKIMAAARSLRERILPHDYASYTMFRVVNYTNYCNVECSFCSFMDEIGNGKGYVLSAEEILEKMDYAVGEGADQMFLQGGVYPDLPFDYYLNVISSVKKKYPDMHIRAFSPVEIINLETITGLPLKEVLQILKQAGLDSVPGAGAEILTDRMRNIISPKKATTEEWVRAMETCHEVGLPGSANIVFGSEETQEEVIEHLSVVRNLQDRTGGFLSFIPWTFQPQTKRFKVRAVSTQEYLKVLGICRIFLDNIPHIETSVMVLGKGVGQLALTSGADDISSVVIEENVLRSYGLKTEKEAVKFLKEGGFAPKRRDLLYNYDRYKNELAQTL
- a CDS encoding LIC11299 family lipoprotein, coding for MIKIVNFTLVFLIALAACTKQIHERIHVDTGVTVETLGPHKYKLVAIGGASSSSVEENDTFKMKNTSCTAAKSIAARKLEELEPEQKNRQFFMEATSTRYIDDGAYCEITFHYELPAPKKQP
- a CDS encoding GGDEF domain-containing protein; translation: MRFILGNNQKIKLLARRVFFNPFPDDYLRIYQPDIRRATVIYFFFCIGISFLSALVPDGASPFGEENRVLVYSRLTVVLLSAFFAFLLIKWKSSFRRTIERFSIFSSGTIVFSILPYVFLDSERMGLYFHFYTTLVVSGNILLWFTGTTVIFFNALFYFSLVLCTTLTGNATALQHDFANVLIYLFTGVFGNLLINFWRVMDHRAKKKLQKAVNKLREKNIQIEKISKVDELTRLYNRRYLIEQFELFLKRAQRYRFSLAMIILDMDYLKEINDSYGHLAGDSALKTISEVMKQRVRATDICSRIGGDEFCILLDAIKKDDLSQLCEKLRKEVSEKELSYRTKSGAPVKISVSIGACIFGPEEEFSFDDIYHSIDSALYESKKKGRNRVSFIEPIRYFPKETPGTTTAAS